One part of the Glycine soja cultivar W05 chromosome 11, ASM419377v2, whole genome shotgun sequence genome encodes these proteins:
- the LOC114374342 gene encoding RNA polymerase II C-terminal domain phosphatase-like 1 isoform X2, translating to MPTSMVYHGEMAVGEVKIYPEENKNMDLKEIRISHFSQPSERCPPLAVLHTITSFGICFKMESSTSQKRQQQDALFHLHSSCIRENKTAVMPVRGEEIHLVAMYSRNNDRPCFWGFIVASGLYNSCLTMLNLRCLGIVFDLDETLVVANTMRSFEDKIEVLHRKMNSEVNPQQISAMQAEIKRYLDDKNILKEYAENDQVVDNGKVIKIQSESVPALSDSHQPIVRPLIRLQEKNIILTRINPQIRDTSVLVRLRPAWEDLRSYLTARGRKRFEVFVCTMAERDYALEMWRLLDPELNLINSKELLDRIVCVKSGLKKSLFNVFQNGLCHLKMALVIDDRLKVWDEKDQPRVHVVPAFAPYYTPQAEASNAVPFLCLARNVACNVRGGFFKDFDDGLLQKIPLIAYEDDIKDIPSPDVSNYLVSEDDASASNGNKNLLLFDGMADAEVERRLKDAISASSTILALTANIDPRLAFTSSLQYTMVSSSGTVPPPTAQASVVQFGNVQFPQPNTLVKPMSQVTHPGLSLHSSPAREEGELPESELDLDTRRRFLILQHGQDTRERMASEPPFPVRHPAQVSAPASSVPSRRGWFSVEEEMGPQQLNLPVPKEFPVDSEPFHIEKRWPRHPSFFSKVGDSISSDRVFHESHQRLPKEVHHRDDRSRLSQSLSSYHSLPGDDIPLSGSSYSNRDFDSESGRSLFHADTTAGVLQEIALNCGTKVEFLSSLVASTELQFSIEAWFAGKKIGEGFGRTRREAQSKAAGCSIKQLADIYMSHAKDDSGSTYGDVSGFHGSNNDGFVSSDSRLEVSKRSTDSISALKELCMMEGLAASFQSPPASASTHLTQKDEVHAQVEIDGQIFGKGFGVTWEEAKMQAAKKALGSLRTMFNQGSLKRHGSPRSMQGLANKRLKPEYPPTLQRVPYSARYPRNAPLVP from the exons ATGCCGACGTCTATGGTGTACCATGGAGAGATGGCAGTGGGAGAGGTAAAGATATACCCAGAAGAGAACAAGAACATGGATCTGAAAGAAATCAGAATAAGTCACTTCTCACAACCTAGTGAAAGGTGTCCACCGCTTGCAGTGCTTCACACAATTACTTCTTTTGGTATTTGCTTCAAAATGGAGTCATCGACCTCACAGAAACGACAACAGCAAGATGCACTCTTTCATTTGCACTCCTCATGTATCAGAGAGAACAAG ACTGCTGTAATGCCAGTGCGTGGGGAAGAAATACACTTGGTTGCAATGTATTCACGGAATAATGATAGGCCTTGTTTCTGGGGATTTATTGTTGCCTCTGGACTTTACAATTCATGTCTTACAATGTTAAATCTGAGATGTTTGGGTATAGTGTTTGATCTGGACGAAACCCTTGTAGTGGCAAATACAATGCGTTCTTTTGAGGATAAAATTGAGGTGCTCCATAGAAAAATGAACTCTGAGGTCAATCCGCAACAAATTTCTGCTATGCAGGCAGAGATCAAGCGATATTTAGATGACAAGAATATATTGAAGGAATATGCTGAAAATGATCAAGTTGTTGATAATGGGAAAGTGATAAAAATTCAATCTGAGAGTGTTCCAGCATTGTCTGATAGTCATCAGCCTATAGTTCGACCACTGATCCGATTAcaagaaaagaatattattcTGACACGCATCAATCCACAG ATTCGTGATACTAGTGTTCTTGTGAGGTTGAGACCTGCATGGGAAGATCTCCGGAGCTACCTGACTGCAAGAGGGCGCAAGCGTTTTGAGGTTTTTGTTTGCACAATGGCTGAGAGGGACTATGCACTAGAAATGTGGAGGCTTCTTGATCCAGAATTGAATTTGATAAATTCGAAAGAACTGCTAGATCGTATTGTTTGTGTCAAGTCAG gTTTAAAGAAATCATTGTTTAATGTATTCCAAAATGGCTTATGCCATCTGAAGATGGCATTGGTAATTGATGATCGCTTGAAAGTGTGGGATGAGAAAGACCAGCCTCGGGTGCATGTTGTCCCTGCATTTGCTCCATATTACACTCCTCAAGCTGAA GCAAGCAATGCAGTCCCTTTCTTGTGTCTTGCAAGAAATGTTGCTTGCAATGTTAGGGGTGGCTTCTTCAA GGATTTTGATGATGGTCTTTTACAGAAGATCCCTCTAATTGCTTACGAAGATGATATCAAAGATATACCTTCTCCCGATGTGAGCAATTATCTAGTTTCGGAG gaTGATGCATCTGCTTCCAATGGAAATAAAAATTTGCTTCTATTTGATGGCATGGCAGATGCTGAGGTAGAAAGAAGATTAAAG GATGCAATATCAGCTTCTTCAACTATCCTTGCATTGACTGCTAATATAGATCCTAGGCTTGCTTTCACTTCTTCTCTTCAATACACAATGGTGTCTTCTTCCGGAACAGTTCCACCCCCAACAGCACAAGCATCTGTAGTGCAATTTGGCAATGTTCAGTTTCCTCAACCTAATACTCTAGTTAAGCCTATGAGTCAAGTTACCCATCCAGGACTGAGCTTGCATAGTTCTCCTGCCAGAGAAGAGGGTGAATTACCTGAATCAGAATTAGACCTAGATACCAGGCGTAGGTTTCTCATATTGCAACATGGTCAAGATACAAGGGAGCGCATGGCAAGTGAACCCCCATTTCCTGTTAGACATCCTGCACAAGTTTCTGCTCCTGCTTCCAGTGTCCCATCACGTAGGGGATGGTTTTCTGTAGAAGAGGAAATGGGTCCACAACAACTAAATTTGCCAGTACCCAAAGAATTCCCTGTAGATTCTGAACCATTTCATATTGAGAAGCGCTGGCCCCGTCATCCATCCTTTTTCTCTAAGGTTGGCGATTCTATTTCCTCTGATAGAGTTTTCCATGAGAGCCATCAAAGATTGCCAAAGGAG GTGCATCATAGGGATGATCGCTCAAGATTAAGCCAATCACTCTCTAGTTATCATTCTTTACCAG GTGATGACATTCCCTTGAGTGGTTCATCTTACAGCAACAGGGATTTTGACTCTGAATCTGGACGTTCTCTATTCCATGCTGATACTACAGCTGGAGTATTACAGGAAATTGCACTGAATTGTGGAACTAAA GTGGAATTTTTGTCTTCGTTAGTGGCTAGCACAGAACTGCAATTCTCCATTGAG GCATGGTTTGCTGGAAAAAAGATTGGTGAAGGATTTGGTAGAACTAGAAGGGAAGCTCAAAGTAAGGCTGCTGGGTGTTCAATCAAACAATTGGCTG ATATATATATGTCTCATGCTAAGGATGATTCTGGTTCCACTTATGGTGATGTTAGTGGGTTTCATGGTTCAAACAACGATGGTTTTGTGAGTAGTG ATTCTAGGTTGGAAGTCTCTAAAAGGTCAACAGATTCAATTTCTGCCCTCAAAGAATTG TGCATGATGGAGGGTCTTGCTGCCAGTTTTCAATCTCCACCAGCTTCAGCATCAACACATTTAACTCAGAAAGATGAAGTGCATGCACAG GTTGAAATAGATGGTCAGATCTTTGGTAAAGGGTTTGGAGTAACATGGGAAGAGGCTAAAATGCAG GCTGCCAAGAAGGCACTTGGAAGTCTAAGAACAATGTTTAATCAAGGTTCTCTAAAGAGGCATGGTTCGCCCAG GTCAATGCAAGGATTGGCAAATAAACGTCTAAAGCCAGAATATCCTCCAACTCTGCAGCGGGTTCCCTATTCTGCTAGATATCCCCGGAATGCTCCTCTTGTCCCTTGA
- the LOC114374342 gene encoding RNA polymerase II C-terminal domain phosphatase-like 1 isoform X1, with amino-acid sequence MPTSMVYHGEMAVGEVKIYPEENKNMDLKEIRISHFSQPSERCPPLAVLHTITSFGICFKMESSTSQKRQQQDALFHLHSSCIRENKTAVMPVRGEEIHLVAMYSRNNDRPCFWGFIVASGLYNSCLTMLNLRCLGIVFDLDETLVVANTMRSFEDKIEVLHRKMNSEVNPQQISAMQAEIKRYLDDKNILKEYAENDQVVDNGKVIKIQSESVPALSDSHQPIVRPLIRLQEKNIILTRINPQIRDTSVLVRLRPAWEDLRSYLTARGRKRFEVFVCTMAERDYALEMWRLLDPELNLINSKELLDRIVCVKSGLKKSLFNVFQNGLCHLKMALVIDDRLKVWDEKDQPRVHVVPAFAPYYTPQAEASNAVPFLCLARNVACNVRGGFFKDFDDGLLQKIPLIAYEDDIKDIPSPDVSNYLVSEDDASASNGNKNLLLFDGMADAEVERRLKDAISASSTILALTANIDPRLAFTSSLQYTMVSSSGTVPPPTAQASVVQFGNVQFPQPNTLVKPMSQVTHPGLSLHSSPAREEGELPESELDLDTRRRFLILQHGQDTRERMASEPPFPVRHPAQVSAPASSVPSRRGWFSVEEEMGPQQLNLPVPKEFPVDSEPFHIEKRWPRHPSFFSKVGDSISSDRVFHESHQRLPKEVHHRDDRSRLSQSLSSYHSLPGDDIPLSGSSYSNRDFDSESGRSLFHADTTAGVLQEIALNCGTKVEFLSSLVASTELQFSIEAWFAGKKIGEGFGRTRREAQSKAAGCSIKQLADIYMSHAKDDSGSTYGDVSGFHGSNNDGFVSSGNSLGNQLLPKEESGSFSTASESSRVSDSRLEVSKRSTDSISALKELCMMEGLAASFQSPPASASTHLTQKDEVHAQVEIDGQIFGKGFGVTWEEAKMQAAKKALGSLRTMFNQGSLKRHGSPRSMQGLANKRLKPEYPPTLQRVPYSARYPRNAPLVP; translated from the exons ATGCCGACGTCTATGGTGTACCATGGAGAGATGGCAGTGGGAGAGGTAAAGATATACCCAGAAGAGAACAAGAACATGGATCTGAAAGAAATCAGAATAAGTCACTTCTCACAACCTAGTGAAAGGTGTCCACCGCTTGCAGTGCTTCACACAATTACTTCTTTTGGTATTTGCTTCAAAATGGAGTCATCGACCTCACAGAAACGACAACAGCAAGATGCACTCTTTCATTTGCACTCCTCATGTATCAGAGAGAACAAG ACTGCTGTAATGCCAGTGCGTGGGGAAGAAATACACTTGGTTGCAATGTATTCACGGAATAATGATAGGCCTTGTTTCTGGGGATTTATTGTTGCCTCTGGACTTTACAATTCATGTCTTACAATGTTAAATCTGAGATGTTTGGGTATAGTGTTTGATCTGGACGAAACCCTTGTAGTGGCAAATACAATGCGTTCTTTTGAGGATAAAATTGAGGTGCTCCATAGAAAAATGAACTCTGAGGTCAATCCGCAACAAATTTCTGCTATGCAGGCAGAGATCAAGCGATATTTAGATGACAAGAATATATTGAAGGAATATGCTGAAAATGATCAAGTTGTTGATAATGGGAAAGTGATAAAAATTCAATCTGAGAGTGTTCCAGCATTGTCTGATAGTCATCAGCCTATAGTTCGACCACTGATCCGATTAcaagaaaagaatattattcTGACACGCATCAATCCACAG ATTCGTGATACTAGTGTTCTTGTGAGGTTGAGACCTGCATGGGAAGATCTCCGGAGCTACCTGACTGCAAGAGGGCGCAAGCGTTTTGAGGTTTTTGTTTGCACAATGGCTGAGAGGGACTATGCACTAGAAATGTGGAGGCTTCTTGATCCAGAATTGAATTTGATAAATTCGAAAGAACTGCTAGATCGTATTGTTTGTGTCAAGTCAG gTTTAAAGAAATCATTGTTTAATGTATTCCAAAATGGCTTATGCCATCTGAAGATGGCATTGGTAATTGATGATCGCTTGAAAGTGTGGGATGAGAAAGACCAGCCTCGGGTGCATGTTGTCCCTGCATTTGCTCCATATTACACTCCTCAAGCTGAA GCAAGCAATGCAGTCCCTTTCTTGTGTCTTGCAAGAAATGTTGCTTGCAATGTTAGGGGTGGCTTCTTCAA GGATTTTGATGATGGTCTTTTACAGAAGATCCCTCTAATTGCTTACGAAGATGATATCAAAGATATACCTTCTCCCGATGTGAGCAATTATCTAGTTTCGGAG gaTGATGCATCTGCTTCCAATGGAAATAAAAATTTGCTTCTATTTGATGGCATGGCAGATGCTGAGGTAGAAAGAAGATTAAAG GATGCAATATCAGCTTCTTCAACTATCCTTGCATTGACTGCTAATATAGATCCTAGGCTTGCTTTCACTTCTTCTCTTCAATACACAATGGTGTCTTCTTCCGGAACAGTTCCACCCCCAACAGCACAAGCATCTGTAGTGCAATTTGGCAATGTTCAGTTTCCTCAACCTAATACTCTAGTTAAGCCTATGAGTCAAGTTACCCATCCAGGACTGAGCTTGCATAGTTCTCCTGCCAGAGAAGAGGGTGAATTACCTGAATCAGAATTAGACCTAGATACCAGGCGTAGGTTTCTCATATTGCAACATGGTCAAGATACAAGGGAGCGCATGGCAAGTGAACCCCCATTTCCTGTTAGACATCCTGCACAAGTTTCTGCTCCTGCTTCCAGTGTCCCATCACGTAGGGGATGGTTTTCTGTAGAAGAGGAAATGGGTCCACAACAACTAAATTTGCCAGTACCCAAAGAATTCCCTGTAGATTCTGAACCATTTCATATTGAGAAGCGCTGGCCCCGTCATCCATCCTTTTTCTCTAAGGTTGGCGATTCTATTTCCTCTGATAGAGTTTTCCATGAGAGCCATCAAAGATTGCCAAAGGAG GTGCATCATAGGGATGATCGCTCAAGATTAAGCCAATCACTCTCTAGTTATCATTCTTTACCAG GTGATGACATTCCCTTGAGTGGTTCATCTTACAGCAACAGGGATTTTGACTCTGAATCTGGACGTTCTCTATTCCATGCTGATACTACAGCTGGAGTATTACAGGAAATTGCACTGAATTGTGGAACTAAA GTGGAATTTTTGTCTTCGTTAGTGGCTAGCACAGAACTGCAATTCTCCATTGAG GCATGGTTTGCTGGAAAAAAGATTGGTGAAGGATTTGGTAGAACTAGAAGGGAAGCTCAAAGTAAGGCTGCTGGGTGTTCAATCAAACAATTGGCTG ATATATATATGTCTCATGCTAAGGATGATTCTGGTTCCACTTATGGTGATGTTAGTGGGTTTCATGGTTCAAACAACGATGGTTTTGTGAGTAGTGGTAATTCTCTTGGTAATCAGCTATTGCCTAAAGAAGAGTCAGGCTCATTTTCAACTGCATCTGAGTCATCTAGGGTTTCAGATTCTAGGTTGGAAGTCTCTAAAAGGTCAACAGATTCAATTTCTGCCCTCAAAGAATTG TGCATGATGGAGGGTCTTGCTGCCAGTTTTCAATCTCCACCAGCTTCAGCATCAACACATTTAACTCAGAAAGATGAAGTGCATGCACAG GTTGAAATAGATGGTCAGATCTTTGGTAAAGGGTTTGGAGTAACATGGGAAGAGGCTAAAATGCAG GCTGCCAAGAAGGCACTTGGAAGTCTAAGAACAATGTTTAATCAAGGTTCTCTAAAGAGGCATGGTTCGCCCAG GTCAATGCAAGGATTGGCAAATAAACGTCTAAAGCCAGAATATCCTCCAACTCTGCAGCGGGTTCCCTATTCTGCTAGATATCCCCGGAATGCTCCTCTTGTCCCTTGA
- the LOC114374342 gene encoding RNA polymerase II C-terminal domain phosphatase-like 1 isoform X3: MPTSMVYHGEMAVGEVKIYPEENKNMDLKEIRISHFSQPSERCPPLAVLHTITSFGICFKMESSTSQKRQQQDALFHLHSSCIRENKTAVMPVRGEEIHLVAMYSRNNDRPCFWGFIVASGLYNSCLTMLNLRCLGIVFDLDETLVVANTMRSFEDKIEVLHRKMNSEVNPQQISAMQAEIKRYLDDKNILKEYAENDQVVDNGKVIKIQSESVPALSDSHQPIVRPLIRLQEKNIILTRINPQIRDTSVLVRLRPAWEDLRSYLTARGRKRFEVFVCTMAERDYALEMWRLLDPELNLINSKELLDRIVCVKSGLKKSLFNVFQNGLCHLKMALVIDDRLKVWDEKDQPRVHVVPAFAPYYTPQAEASNAVPFLCLARNVACNVRGGFFKDFDDGLLQKIPLIAYEDDIKDIPSPDVSNYLVSEDDASASNGNKNLLLFDGMADAEVERRLKDAISASSTILALTANIDPRLAFTSSLQYTMVSSSGTVPPPTAQASVVQFGNVQFPQPNTLVKPMSQVTHPGLSLHSSPAREEGELPESELDLDTRRRFLILQHGQDTRERMASEPPFPVRHPAQVSAPASSVPSRRGWFSVEEEMGPQQLNLPVPKEFPVDSEPFHIEKRWPRHPSFFSKVGDSISSDRVFHESHQRLPKEVHHRDDRSRLSQSLSSYHSLPGDDIPLSGSSYSNRDFDSESGRSLFHADTTAGVLQEIALNCGTKVEFLSSLVASTELQFSIEAWFAGKKIGEGFGRTRREAQSKAAGCSIKQLADIYMSHAKDDSGSTYGDVSGFHGSNNDGFVSSGNSLGNQLLPKEESGSFSTASESSRVSDSRLEVSKRSTDSISALKELCMMEGLAASFQSPPASASTHLTQKDEVHAQVEIDGQIFGKGFGVTWEEAKMQAAKKALGSLRTMFNQGSLKRHGSPREN, encoded by the exons ATGCCGACGTCTATGGTGTACCATGGAGAGATGGCAGTGGGAGAGGTAAAGATATACCCAGAAGAGAACAAGAACATGGATCTGAAAGAAATCAGAATAAGTCACTTCTCACAACCTAGTGAAAGGTGTCCACCGCTTGCAGTGCTTCACACAATTACTTCTTTTGGTATTTGCTTCAAAATGGAGTCATCGACCTCACAGAAACGACAACAGCAAGATGCACTCTTTCATTTGCACTCCTCATGTATCAGAGAGAACAAG ACTGCTGTAATGCCAGTGCGTGGGGAAGAAATACACTTGGTTGCAATGTATTCACGGAATAATGATAGGCCTTGTTTCTGGGGATTTATTGTTGCCTCTGGACTTTACAATTCATGTCTTACAATGTTAAATCTGAGATGTTTGGGTATAGTGTTTGATCTGGACGAAACCCTTGTAGTGGCAAATACAATGCGTTCTTTTGAGGATAAAATTGAGGTGCTCCATAGAAAAATGAACTCTGAGGTCAATCCGCAACAAATTTCTGCTATGCAGGCAGAGATCAAGCGATATTTAGATGACAAGAATATATTGAAGGAATATGCTGAAAATGATCAAGTTGTTGATAATGGGAAAGTGATAAAAATTCAATCTGAGAGTGTTCCAGCATTGTCTGATAGTCATCAGCCTATAGTTCGACCACTGATCCGATTAcaagaaaagaatattattcTGACACGCATCAATCCACAG ATTCGTGATACTAGTGTTCTTGTGAGGTTGAGACCTGCATGGGAAGATCTCCGGAGCTACCTGACTGCAAGAGGGCGCAAGCGTTTTGAGGTTTTTGTTTGCACAATGGCTGAGAGGGACTATGCACTAGAAATGTGGAGGCTTCTTGATCCAGAATTGAATTTGATAAATTCGAAAGAACTGCTAGATCGTATTGTTTGTGTCAAGTCAG gTTTAAAGAAATCATTGTTTAATGTATTCCAAAATGGCTTATGCCATCTGAAGATGGCATTGGTAATTGATGATCGCTTGAAAGTGTGGGATGAGAAAGACCAGCCTCGGGTGCATGTTGTCCCTGCATTTGCTCCATATTACACTCCTCAAGCTGAA GCAAGCAATGCAGTCCCTTTCTTGTGTCTTGCAAGAAATGTTGCTTGCAATGTTAGGGGTGGCTTCTTCAA GGATTTTGATGATGGTCTTTTACAGAAGATCCCTCTAATTGCTTACGAAGATGATATCAAAGATATACCTTCTCCCGATGTGAGCAATTATCTAGTTTCGGAG gaTGATGCATCTGCTTCCAATGGAAATAAAAATTTGCTTCTATTTGATGGCATGGCAGATGCTGAGGTAGAAAGAAGATTAAAG GATGCAATATCAGCTTCTTCAACTATCCTTGCATTGACTGCTAATATAGATCCTAGGCTTGCTTTCACTTCTTCTCTTCAATACACAATGGTGTCTTCTTCCGGAACAGTTCCACCCCCAACAGCACAAGCATCTGTAGTGCAATTTGGCAATGTTCAGTTTCCTCAACCTAATACTCTAGTTAAGCCTATGAGTCAAGTTACCCATCCAGGACTGAGCTTGCATAGTTCTCCTGCCAGAGAAGAGGGTGAATTACCTGAATCAGAATTAGACCTAGATACCAGGCGTAGGTTTCTCATATTGCAACATGGTCAAGATACAAGGGAGCGCATGGCAAGTGAACCCCCATTTCCTGTTAGACATCCTGCACAAGTTTCTGCTCCTGCTTCCAGTGTCCCATCACGTAGGGGATGGTTTTCTGTAGAAGAGGAAATGGGTCCACAACAACTAAATTTGCCAGTACCCAAAGAATTCCCTGTAGATTCTGAACCATTTCATATTGAGAAGCGCTGGCCCCGTCATCCATCCTTTTTCTCTAAGGTTGGCGATTCTATTTCCTCTGATAGAGTTTTCCATGAGAGCCATCAAAGATTGCCAAAGGAG GTGCATCATAGGGATGATCGCTCAAGATTAAGCCAATCACTCTCTAGTTATCATTCTTTACCAG GTGATGACATTCCCTTGAGTGGTTCATCTTACAGCAACAGGGATTTTGACTCTGAATCTGGACGTTCTCTATTCCATGCTGATACTACAGCTGGAGTATTACAGGAAATTGCACTGAATTGTGGAACTAAA GTGGAATTTTTGTCTTCGTTAGTGGCTAGCACAGAACTGCAATTCTCCATTGAG GCATGGTTTGCTGGAAAAAAGATTGGTGAAGGATTTGGTAGAACTAGAAGGGAAGCTCAAAGTAAGGCTGCTGGGTGTTCAATCAAACAATTGGCTG ATATATATATGTCTCATGCTAAGGATGATTCTGGTTCCACTTATGGTGATGTTAGTGGGTTTCATGGTTCAAACAACGATGGTTTTGTGAGTAGTGGTAATTCTCTTGGTAATCAGCTATTGCCTAAAGAAGAGTCAGGCTCATTTTCAACTGCATCTGAGTCATCTAGGGTTTCAGATTCTAGGTTGGAAGTCTCTAAAAGGTCAACAGATTCAATTTCTGCCCTCAAAGAATTG TGCATGATGGAGGGTCTTGCTGCCAGTTTTCAATCTCCACCAGCTTCAGCATCAACACATTTAACTCAGAAAGATGAAGTGCATGCACAG GTTGAAATAGATGGTCAGATCTTTGGTAAAGGGTTTGGAGTAACATGGGAAGAGGCTAAAATGCAG GCTGCCAAGAAGGCACTTGGAAGTCTAAGAACAATGTTTAATCAAGGTTCTCTAAAGAGGCATGGTTCGCCCAG AGAAAACTGA
- the LOC114373659 gene encoding NADH dehydrogenase [ubiquinone] iron-sulfur protein 8-B, mitochondrial-like, whose translation MAAILARKSLLALRARQLAVSGQGLHSSQYYGLRLSAHSFSTKREDEEREQLAKDISKDWSSVFERSINTLFLTEMVRGLMLTLKYFFETKVTINYPFEKGPLSPRFRGEHALRRYPTGEERCIACKLCEAICPAQAITIEAEEREDGSRRTTRYDIDMTKCIYCGFCQEACPVDAIVEGPNFEFATETHEELLYDKEKLLENGDRWETEIAENLRSESLYR comes from the exons ATGGCTGCAATCTTAGCTCGAAAATCACTCCTTGCTCTTCGTGCGCGCCAATTG GCTGTAAGCGGTCAAGGGCTGCACAGCTCCCAATACTATGGCCTTCGGTTAAGTGCACACTCCTTCTCTACCAAAAGAG AGGATGAGGAAAGGGAGCAACTCGCAAAGGACATTTCAAAGGATTGGAGTTCTG TCTTTGAACGTAGCATTAACACTCTCTTTCTCACTGAAATGGTTCGAGGACTAATGCTGACTCTGAAATACTTCTTTGAAACAAAAGTTACA ATCAATTATCCATTTGAGAAAGGCCCTTTGAGCCCTCGTTTCCGTGGTGAACATGCACTCCGGCGATATCCAACAGGGGAGGAACGTTGTATTGCTTGCAAACTTTGTGAGGCT atATGTCCTGCACAAGCAATCACAATTGAGGCTGAGGAGCGAGAAGATGGCAGCCGCAGGACAACTCG GTATGATATTGACATGACCAAGTGCATCTATTGTGGATTTTGTCAAGAGGCATGCCCTGTTGATGCCATTGTCGAAGGACCAAACTTTGAATTTGCTACTGAGACTCATGAG GAGCTTTTATATGACAAGGAGAAGCTGCTTGAAAATGGGGACCGATGGGAGACTGAAATTGCAGAGAACCTGAGATCTGAAAGCCTTTATCGCTGA